One part of the Verrucomicrobiota bacterium genome encodes these proteins:
- a CDS encoding phytanoyl-CoA dioxygenase family protein, whose product MNQTTNDLFPHIDATKQDCITDEQAQFFHDNGLLLIRNLLRGRELEELQKQTLPLVERSMSERVQDPDYFYTKHKSGVETPFRIEYVVDKTQAGKVLAGHPFILKSVEKLQGPNFIPTWDSMVFKTPGKGATIAWHRDYAAGMVENKPIFNVDFYLDGSDMSNCLWGILGSNLWEEKFTNERITYLNGGNNDFTQSDGTGEFRFEGAVPIPVDPGDVLFHNVMALHGSPSAQSKLRRVIYYEYRPIQTELALGPHRPEYIPVKQKLLQACLRERAHCDYVDKTEKPFV is encoded by the coding sequence ATGAATCAAACTACTAACGATTTATTCCCCCATATTGACGCTACCAAACAAGACTGTATCACGGATGAACAAGCCCAATTCTTCCACGATAACGGCCTCTTACTCATCCGCAATTTGCTGCGGGGCCGCGAACTCGAGGAGCTCCAAAAACAAACGCTGCCACTCGTCGAGCGCTCCATGTCCGAGCGTGTACAAGATCCGGATTATTTCTACACCAAACACAAAAGCGGGGTGGAAACACCTTTTAGAATCGAATACGTCGTCGATAAAACACAAGCGGGCAAGGTGTTGGCCGGACATCCATTCATCCTGAAAAGTGTCGAGAAACTCCAGGGACCGAATTTTATTCCCACATGGGATAGTATGGTTTTTAAAACTCCGGGAAAGGGAGCGACGATCGCTTGGCACCGGGATTATGCAGCCGGGATGGTCGAAAACAAACCGATCTTTAATGTGGATTTCTACCTAGACGGCTCGGACATGAGTAATTGCCTGTGGGGCATTTTAGGTTCAAATCTCTGGGAAGAAAAATTCACCAATGAGAGAATTACCTACCTGAATGGTGGAAATAATGATTTCACCCAGTCGGATGGCACGGGGGAATTCCGCTTTGAGGGGGCTGTGCCCATTCCGGTGGATCCCGGTGATGTGCTTTTCCATAATGTGATGGCATTACATGGTTCACCCTCGGCCCAGAGCAAATTGCGCCGGGTTATTTATTATGAATACCGGCCGATCCAGACCGAGCTGGCCCTAGGCCCCCACCGTCCGGAATACATCCCCGTCAAACAGAAACTCCTCCAGGCGTGCCTGCGTGAACGTGCCCATTGTGATTATGTGGACAAGACCGAGAAACCTTTTGTT